From a single Micromonospora carbonacea genomic region:
- a CDS encoding HAMP domain-containing protein, which produces MTDPGLRQLLAGLTAVRDGDFGTRLPEDGDGLLGEIATVFNGMVDQLSLFTSEVTRVAREVGTEGQLGGQAEVPGVSGTWKDLTDSVNAMAGNLTDQVRDIAEVATAVARGDLSQKITVDVRGEILELKVTINTMVDQLSSFADEVTRVAREVGSEGRLGGQAEVPGVAGTWRDLTDSVNFMAGNLTSQVRNIAQVTTAVARGDLSQKITVDARGEILELKSTINTMVDQLSSFADEVTRVAREVGTDGRLGGQAQVSGVAGTWRDLTDSVNSMAGNLTDQVRSIAQVATAVARGDLSQKITVTAHGEILELKSTINTMVDQLSSFADEVTRVAREVGTEGRLGGQADVKGVSGTWKDLTESVNVMADNLTAQVRSIAEVTTAVAKGDLTQKIRVDARGEILALKETINTMVDQLSAFADEVTRVAREVGTEGRLGGQARVSNVGGTWKDLTDNVNEMANNLTNQVRSIALVATAVAQGDLSRKITVEAKGEVAVLAQTINTMVDTLGAFADEVTRVAREVGTEGRLGGQARVPNVAGTWKDLTDNVNSMANNLTGQVRNIAQVTTAVAQGDLTRKIDVDARGEILELKTTINTMVDQLSSFAAEVTRVAREVGSEGRLGGQAEVEGVSGTWKRLTENVNELAGNLTRQVRAIAEVTSAVATGDLTRSITVDASGEVAELKDNINSMVESLRETTRMNQEQDWLKTNLARISGLMQGHRDLEVVAGLVMDELAPLVSAQLGTFLLVEDGVGEPTLRVVGGYGHRASGRRFTLGDSLVGQAAASRRAIVVDAVPADYVTVSSSLGAATPRHLVVLPIPFEGQVLGVIELASMSRFTETHRNFLDQLMETIGVNVNTIVANARTDVLLTESQRLAAELRARSEELQARSEELQRSNAELEDKAALLARQNHDIETKNSEIEQARQELEARAQQLALASKYKSEFLANMSHELRTPLNSLLILAQLLAQNPNRNLTAKQVEYATVIHSAGTDLLQLINDILDLSKVEAGKMDVNPETFALSELRDYVDATFRPLTTPRGLELDISTGPDVPQWLHTDEQRLRQVLRNLVSNAVKFTEQGRVQLRIERARPDELPEGSTPGETVLAFRVVDTGIGIAEQHLTAIFDAFQQADGTTSRRYGGTGLGLSISREIAHLLGGRIAARSVLGRGSTFTLYLPATLTGPVAPAPPAAPAAPSTVPPPAASPAGRVERDRAAGPHPGAAPAVEPPAGPRRVLVLEHHDKGLLTMLVHGVTAGLAGPPVEVATALDAPAALEAVAARRQHCLVVHLDLPDDSGAVLLRALHDAPAHRGVPVLAYHARPLAAGQEALLRAVAGDRPLEILGSLDDLRERIVLHLSADATGHVVPLARPLPVAAAPGEGFGVGLAGRKVLVVDDDARNVFALTNILELHGLDVVYAENGRKGIETLMRHDDIDLVLMDVMMPEMDGYAATAAIRAMPRYADLPIIAVTAKAMRGDREKSITSGASDYVTKPVDAEDLLHCIRRWLDG; this is translated from the coding sequence GTGACCGATCCCGGGCTGCGGCAGTTGTTGGCGGGCCTGACCGCGGTCCGCGACGGGGACTTCGGCACCCGGCTGCCGGAGGACGGCGACGGCCTGCTCGGCGAGATCGCCACCGTCTTCAACGGCATGGTCGACCAGCTGTCGCTGTTCACCTCCGAGGTGACCCGGGTGGCCCGCGAGGTGGGCACCGAGGGGCAGCTTGGCGGGCAGGCCGAGGTGCCGGGCGTGTCGGGCACCTGGAAGGACCTCACGGACTCCGTCAACGCCATGGCCGGCAACCTCACCGACCAGGTCCGCGACATCGCCGAGGTGGCGACGGCGGTGGCGCGGGGCGACCTGTCGCAGAAGATCACCGTGGACGTGCGCGGCGAGATCCTGGAGCTGAAGGTCACCATCAACACGATGGTCGACCAGCTCTCGTCGTTCGCCGACGAGGTGACCCGGGTGGCCCGCGAGGTCGGCAGCGAGGGCCGCCTCGGCGGGCAGGCCGAGGTGCCCGGGGTGGCCGGCACCTGGCGGGACCTCACCGACTCGGTGAACTTCATGGCCGGCAACCTCACCAGCCAGGTCCGCAACATCGCGCAGGTGACCACGGCGGTGGCGCGGGGCGACCTGTCGCAGAAGATCACCGTGGACGCCCGGGGCGAGATCCTGGAGCTCAAGAGCACCATCAACACGATGGTGGACCAGCTCTCGTCGTTCGCCGACGAGGTGACCCGGGTGGCCCGGGAGGTCGGCACCGACGGCCGCCTCGGCGGCCAGGCGCAGGTCAGCGGCGTCGCCGGCACCTGGCGGGACCTCACGGACTCCGTCAACTCGATGGCCGGCAACCTCACCGACCAGGTCCGCAGCATCGCCCAGGTCGCCACGGCGGTGGCGCGGGGCGACCTGTCGCAGAAGATCACCGTCACGGCGCACGGCGAGATCCTGGAGCTGAAGAGCACCATCAACACGATGGTGGACCAGTTGTCGTCGTTCGCCGACGAGGTGACCCGGGTGGCCCGGGAGGTCGGCACGGAGGGCCGCCTCGGCGGGCAGGCCGACGTCAAGGGCGTCTCCGGCACCTGGAAGGACCTCACCGAGTCGGTGAACGTCATGGCCGACAACCTCACCGCCCAGGTGCGCAGCATCGCCGAGGTCACCACGGCCGTGGCCAAGGGCGACCTCACGCAGAAGATCCGCGTCGACGCCCGGGGCGAGATCCTGGCCCTGAAGGAAACCATCAACACGATGGTCGACCAGCTCTCCGCGTTCGCCGACGAGGTGACCCGGGTGGCCCGGGAGGTGGGCACGGAGGGGCGGCTCGGCGGGCAGGCCCGGGTGTCCAACGTCGGCGGCACCTGGAAGGACCTCACCGACAACGTCAACGAGATGGCCAACAACCTCACCAACCAGGTGCGCTCGATCGCGCTGGTGGCCACGGCCGTCGCGCAGGGCGACCTCAGCCGCAAGATCACGGTGGAGGCGAAGGGCGAGGTCGCCGTGCTCGCCCAGACCATCAACACGATGGTGGACACCCTGGGCGCGTTCGCCGACGAGGTGACCCGGGTGGCCCGGGAGGTCGGCACGGAGGGGCGGCTCGGCGGGCAGGCCCGGGTGCCCAACGTGGCCGGCACCTGGAAGGACCTCACCGACAACGTCAACTCGATGGCCAACAACCTCACCGGCCAGGTCCGCAACATCGCCCAGGTGACGACGGCAGTGGCCCAGGGCGACCTGACCCGCAAGATCGACGTGGACGCCCGGGGCGAGATCCTGGAGCTGAAGACGACCATCAACACGATGGTCGACCAGTTGTCGTCGTTCGCCGCCGAGGTGACCCGGGTGGCCCGGGAGGTGGGCAGCGAGGGTCGGCTCGGCGGCCAGGCCGAGGTCGAGGGGGTCTCCGGCACCTGGAAGCGGCTCACCGAGAACGTCAACGAGCTGGCCGGCAACCTCACCCGGCAGGTCCGCGCCATCGCCGAGGTGACCAGCGCGGTGGCCACCGGCGACCTGACCCGCTCGATCACCGTCGACGCCTCCGGCGAGGTGGCCGAGCTGAAGGACAACATCAACTCCATGGTGGAGTCGCTGCGCGAGACCACCCGGATGAACCAGGAGCAGGACTGGCTCAAGACCAACCTGGCCCGGATCTCCGGCCTCATGCAGGGCCACCGGGACCTGGAGGTCGTCGCGGGGCTCGTGATGGACGAGCTGGCCCCGCTGGTCTCCGCCCAGCTCGGCACGTTCCTGCTGGTCGAGGACGGCGTCGGCGAGCCGACCCTGCGGGTGGTCGGCGGGTACGGCCACCGCGCCTCCGGCCGCCGGTTCACCCTCGGCGACTCCCTCGTCGGGCAGGCCGCCGCGAGCCGGCGGGCCATCGTGGTCGACGCCGTGCCGGCCGACTACGTCACCGTCTCCTCCAGCCTCGGCGCGGCGACGCCCCGGCACCTGGTGGTGCTGCCGATCCCCTTCGAGGGCCAGGTGCTCGGCGTCATCGAGCTGGCCAGCATGAGCCGGTTCACCGAGACGCACCGCAACTTCCTCGACCAGTTGATGGAGACCATCGGCGTCAACGTCAACACCATCGTCGCCAACGCCCGCACCGACGTGCTGCTCACCGAGTCCCAGCGGCTCGCCGCCGAGCTGCGGGCCCGCTCCGAGGAGTTGCAGGCCCGCTCCGAGGAGCTCCAGCGCTCCAATGCCGAGCTGGAGGACAAGGCGGCGCTGCTGGCCCGGCAGAACCACGACATCGAGACCAAGAACTCGGAGATCGAGCAGGCCCGTCAGGAGCTGGAGGCCCGCGCCCAGCAGCTCGCGCTGGCCTCGAAGTACAAGTCGGAGTTCCTCGCCAACATGAGCCACGAGCTGCGTACGCCGTTGAACTCGCTGCTCATCCTGGCGCAGTTGCTGGCGCAGAACCCGAACCGCAACCTCACCGCCAAGCAGGTCGAGTACGCCACCGTCATCCACTCCGCGGGCACCGACCTGCTCCAGCTCATCAACGACATCCTCGACCTGTCCAAGGTCGAGGCGGGGAAGATGGACGTCAACCCGGAGACGTTCGCGCTGAGCGAGCTGCGCGACTACGTCGACGCGACGTTCCGGCCGCTGACCACGCCGCGCGGCCTGGAGCTGGACATCAGCACCGGCCCGGACGTGCCGCAGTGGCTGCACACCGACGAGCAGCGGCTGCGGCAGGTGCTGCGCAACCTCGTCTCCAACGCGGTCAAGTTCACCGAGCAGGGCCGGGTGCAGCTGCGCATCGAGCGGGCCCGCCCCGACGAGCTGCCGGAGGGGTCCACCCCGGGGGAGACCGTGCTGGCGTTCCGGGTCGTCGACACCGGGATCGGCATCGCCGAGCAGCACCTCACCGCCATCTTCGACGCGTTCCAGCAGGCCGACGGCACCACCAGCCGCCGCTACGGCGGCACCGGGCTGGGCCTGTCGATCAGCCGGGAGATCGCCCACCTGCTCGGTGGCCGGATCGCCGCGCGCAGCGTCCTCGGCCGGGGCAGCACCTTCACGCTCTACCTGCCGGCCACGCTCACCGGCCCGGTCGCCCCCGCGCCCCCGGCCGCGCCGGCCGCCCCGTCGACCGTTCCGCCGCCCGCCGCGTCCCCCGCCGGCCGCGTGGAGCGCGACCGGGCCGCCGGGCCGCACCCGGGGGCGGCGCCGGCCGTGGAGCCCCCAGCCGGGCCGCGGCGGGTCCTCGTCCTCGAACACCACGACAAGGGCCTGCTGACCATGCTGGTCCACGGCGTGACGGCCGGGCTGGCCGGCCCGCCGGTCGAGGTCGCCACCGCACTGGACGCCCCGGCTGCGCTGGAGGCCGTCGCGGCGCGCCGGCAGCACTGCCTGGTCGTCCACCTCGACCTGCCCGACGACAGCGGGGCGGTGCTCCTGCGGGCGCTGCACGACGCCCCCGCGCACCGGGGCGTGCCCGTGCTGGCGTACCACGCGCGCCCGTTGGCGGCCGGCCAGGAGGCGCTGCTGCGGGCGGTGGCCGGCGACCGTCCGCTGGAGATCCTCGGCAGCCTGGACGACCTGCGGGAGCGGATCGTGCTGCACCTGTCGGCGGACGCGACCGGGCACGTGGTGCCCCTCGCCCGGCCCCTGCCCGTGGCCGCCGCGCCCGGGGAGGGCTTCGGCGTCGGCCTCGCCGGCCGCAAGGTGCTGGTGGTCGACGACGACGCCCGCAACGTCTTCGCCCTGACCAACATCCTGGAGCTGCACGGCCTCGACGTGGTCTACGCCGAGAACGGCCGCAAGGGCATCGAGACGCTGATGCGCCACGACGACATCGACCTCGTGCTGATGGACGTGATGATGCCCGAGATGGACGGGTACGCGGCCACCGCCGCGATCCGCGCCATGCCGCGCTACGCGGACCTGCCGATCATCGCGGTCACCGCCAAGGCGATGCGCGGCGACCGGGAGAAGAGCATCACCTCCGGCGCCAGCGACTACGTCACCAAACCGGTGGACGCCGAGGACCTGCTGCACTGCATCCGCCGCTGGCTCGACGGCTGA
- a CDS encoding ATP-binding protein: MSSGGGDGDGAGAGASSGRAGATLLAEVIRADRVTALRHAVTAAAGAAGLADVALEDFVLAVHELVTNVVRHGGGSGRLRLRRDGDLLTCEIGDDGPGLGDVRVALPAPHEVGHRGLWLAQQLTDGLEIRADGRGTTAWVSARLPTPAADRR; this comes from the coding sequence ATGAGCAGCGGTGGGGGTGACGGCGACGGCGCGGGGGCCGGCGCGTCCAGCGGGAGGGCCGGGGCGACGCTGTTGGCGGAGGTCATCAGAGCCGACCGGGTGACGGCCCTGCGCCACGCCGTCACCGCCGCGGCCGGCGCGGCCGGGCTGGCCGACGTCGCCCTGGAGGACTTCGTGCTGGCGGTGCACGAGCTGGTGACCAACGTCGTCCGGCACGGCGGCGGCAGCGGCCGGCTGCGGCTGCGGCGTGACGGCGACCTGCTCACCTGCGAGATCGGCGACGACGGCCCCGGCCTCGGCGACGTACGCGTCGCCCTGCCCGCGCCCCACGAGGTCGGCCACCGTGGCCTGTGGCTGGCCCAGCAGCTCACCGACGGGCTGGAGATCCGGGCCGACGGCCGCGGCACCACCGCCTGGGTCAGCGCCCGCCTGCCGACCCCGGCGGCCGACCGTCGCTGA
- a CDS encoding response regulator transcription factor, translated as MIRTLLALDGALVRGALSLVLAAEEDIHVVGEVGRGDAVERALRAGRPDVAVVDFDLINETPAVVGPATAQPCPLLVLADPRRARGLHGVFAPGRTVGILASDVAPQRVVDGVRRLARRESVVDAELVMAALAADCPLTARETEVLRLTAAGAPVAEVAGSLRLSCGTVRNHLGRIARKTGARTRIEAVRFARESGWI; from the coding sequence GTGATCCGTACCCTGCTCGCCCTGGACGGTGCCCTGGTCCGGGGCGCGTTGTCGCTCGTCCTCGCAGCCGAGGAGGACATCCACGTGGTGGGGGAGGTGGGCCGCGGCGACGCGGTCGAACGGGCGCTCCGCGCCGGCCGGCCGGACGTCGCCGTGGTGGATTTCGATCTGATCAACGAGACCCCGGCGGTGGTGGGCCCGGCGACGGCACAACCGTGCCCGCTGCTGGTGCTCGCCGACCCGCGCCGCGCCCGGGGCCTGCACGGGGTGTTCGCCCCCGGGCGCACCGTCGGCATCCTCGCCAGCGACGTCGCGCCTCAGCGGGTGGTCGACGGGGTCCGCCGCCTCGCCCGCCGGGAGTCGGTGGTCGACGCCGAGCTCGTCATGGCGGCGCTCGCCGCCGACTGCCCGCTGACCGCCCGGGAGACCGAGGTGCTGCGGCTGACCGCCGCCGGCGCACCGGTCGCCGAGGTGGCCGGGTCGCTGCGGCTGTCCTGCGGCACCGTCCGCAACCACCTGGGGCGGATCGCCCGCAAGACCGGGGCCCGCACCCGGATCGAGGCGGTCCGGTTCGCCCGCGAGTCCGGCTGGATCTGA
- a CDS encoding response regulator transcription factor: MIHVVVAEDMGLLRSALCAALSSEEDIEVIADAADVGELWSVLRRERPDVLVLDLKPEFPESAEVVAKVVAEAPGTAVLAMSHRWSPPLVEAALAAGARGLVSKDVALSELVRAVRTTAAGERVIDPSAAVAVLSPPVNPLTRREQEVLRAAAEGVPLKEIARRLYLAHGTVRNHLSAILHKTGARNRMEAVRVAQREGWL, translated from the coding sequence GTGATCCACGTTGTCGTGGCCGAGGACATGGGACTGCTGCGCAGCGCGCTGTGCGCCGCGCTGTCGAGCGAGGAGGACATCGAGGTGATCGCCGACGCCGCCGACGTCGGCGAGCTGTGGTCGGTGCTGCGCCGGGAACGCCCCGACGTGCTGGTGCTGGACCTGAAGCCGGAGTTTCCCGAGTCGGCGGAGGTGGTGGCCAAGGTGGTCGCCGAGGCGCCGGGGACGGCCGTGCTGGCGATGAGCCACCGGTGGAGCCCGCCGCTGGTCGAGGCCGCCCTGGCCGCCGGGGCGCGCGGGCTGGTCAGCAAGGACGTCGCGCTGTCGGAGCTGGTCCGCGCCGTGCGCACCACCGCCGCCGGGGAACGGGTGATCGACCCGTCCGCCGCCGTCGCGGTGCTCAGCCCGCCGGTCAACCCGCTCACCCGCCGGGAGCAGGAGGTGCTGCGGGCGGCCGCCGAGGGCGTGCCGCTGAAGGAGATCGCCCGCCGGCTCTACCTGGCCCACGGGACGGTGCGCAACCACCTGTCGGCGATCCTGCACAAGACGGGGGCCCGCAACCGCATGGAGGCGGTCCGGGTGGCGCAGCGGGAGGGATGGTTGTAA